The Papaver somniferum cultivar HN1 chromosome 3, ASM357369v1, whole genome shotgun sequence genome includes a region encoding these proteins:
- the LOC113360998 gene encoding early nodulin-like protein 3, producing MASLLMYSSLVLVSILLISSTEAVEILVGGKPNSWKVPSSVSDSLNKWAGSTRFNIGDSLVWKFDAQKDSVLRVGREDYVNCNVTKPIAEYKNGSAKIEFDQSGPFYFVSGIKGNCERGQKLVVVVMSKFHNGIAPAPSPMGSALAPSSGSHSLNTAGSFLGVLLVLALFFCAYRRL from the exons ATGGCTTCTCTGCTAATGTATTCATCATTGGTCTTAGTTTCTATTCTACTGATCAGTTCCACAGAAGCTGTAGAGATCTTAGTAGGAGGAAAACCCAACTCATGGAAAGTTCCATCATCAGTGTCGGATTCTCTTAATAAATGGGCTGGATCCACTCGTTTCAACATCGGAGACTCACTTG TTTGGAAGTTTGACGCCCAGAAGGATTCAGTAttgagagttggtagagaagattaTGTAAACTGCAATGTAACAAAGCCAATTGCTGAATACAAAAACGGAAGTGCTAAAATTGAATTTGATCAATCAGGGCCGTTTTATTTCGTTAGTGGAATCAAGGGCAATTGTGAAAGAGGACAGAAATTGGTTGTGGTTGTCATGTCAAAGTTTCATAATGGAATTGCTCCAGCACCTTCACCAATGGGTTCAGCTTTAGCTCCATCCAGTGGTTCTCATAGTTTGAACACTGCAGGTTCATTCTTGGGTGTTTTATTAGTACTGGCTTTATTTTTCTGTGCTTACCGAAGATTGTGA
- the LOC113359113 gene encoding RING-H2 finger protein ATL64-like codes for MDHRHHGNLADIINSYDGKVILVGIMTLLVVISFILVLHAYAKWVISQARERRRERVVTISHILDPTLLHHHNTTTQFYNDNRTGFLKDGLDISTIASLPLFVYKSDDVINGSVLLDECAICLSTFEENEVGRLLPVCQHSFHVECIDMWLRSHSSCPICRSPVMPEKSTVDTHSPSSHEISVSQEPSLIDPMANELSSHIDEVANSNSPTAHEVFIEMQVPSPPVPPPPPPPPPISVRKSFKRMISMKCNRPVQQKLFPSSSSS; via the coding sequence atggatCATCGGCACCACGGGAATCTTGCCGATATTATCAATTCTTACGACGGTAAGGTCATACTTGTAGGAATTATGACGTTGCTCGTCGtaatttcatttattttagtACTTCATGCGTACGCAAAATGGGTCATTAGTCAAGCTCGTGAAAGAAGAAGGGAAAGAGTAGTCACCATATCGCATATACTGGATCCTACTCTTTTGCATCACCACAATACTACTACACAATTTTACAATGATAATCGTACGGGTTTTCTAAAAGATGGTCTTGATATCTCGACAATCGCTTCTCTCCCACTATTCGTCTACAAAtctgacgatgtgattaatgggTCAGTACTATTAGATGAGTGTGCAATTTGTTTGAGTACATTTGAAGAAAATGAAGTAGGAAGGTTATTACCAGTATGTCAACATTCGTTTCATGTTGAGTGTATTGATATGTGGCTTCGATCTCATTCGAGTTGTCCGATTTGTAGATCACCTGTGATGCCAGAGAAATCAACAGTGGATACTCATTCACCGTCAAGTCACGAAATTTCGGTCAGTCAAGAGCCGTCTTTAATTGATCCGATGGCTAATGAGTTATCATCTCATATTGATGAGGTTGCAAATAGTAACTCTCCTACTGCTCATGAAGTTTTCATAGAAATGCAAGTGCCGTCACCACCAGTCccgccacctccaccaccaccaccaccaatttcagTTAGGAAATCTTTCAAGAGAATGATAAGCATGAAATGTAACAGACCAGTTCAACAAAAATTGTTCCCATCATCATCCTCTAGTTAG